The Montipora foliosa isolate CH-2021 chromosome 1, ASM3666993v2, whole genome shotgun sequence genome has a window encoding:
- the LOC137996352 gene encoding protein O-linked-mannose beta-1,4-N-acetylglucosaminyltransferase 2-like, protein MRTEAFSQSLLYFSLGLVSSFLLNVTLTRLETSVFDEINTPNQIGDKESLRNGSSLWCTGHNRSSRICKFRFMCYDPAQDEYLFLHGPETIIHGVPLNRFDPALLDLSSVDDHNTQYFNYVDYPFQALESFPNITLVNDFSLIFHRFNPGNIMHVFHDDLLPMYHTMRQFSHSSDSVNLDIRLVLMEGWEEGSYVELYKLFTNRELILKRDLKKKNNLTCFQHGVIGISKYTTWYQYGFKEPQGPLPYIALTGHYMQHFTGFIKRQLGLESDSFKSISPYVVLCSRDHNRLIINELDLSLAIARHLNKQVFRISMVTHSIKEQVQLISNADALIGMHGSMLIMGIFLPPGASLIELYPYGINPNNYTPYRTMAELPGMSITYTSWRNKFEENTVTYPHETPESGGIDHLSEEEQQNIINTKEVSAHLCCNNPYWLYRIYQDTIVDVHSFLSVLKATENWQNVLSRKREFAHEHRLYPGKVVNITCQIPLEKNEAGLWLSWKPPRNLPYLDAQDLFYEVWIQEVGRDDYVAFKLNFTEYVFKDHLQSNTQYFVWIRCIVDETEGPFGKVVECMTQ, encoded by the coding sequence ATGAGAACTGAAGCATTCTCTCAGTCGTTACTTTATTTTTCGTTGGGCCTCGTGTCTAGTTTTCTCTTAAATGTCACCTTAACACGCCTAGAGACTTCAGTCTTTGATGAAATTAACACTCCGAACCAGATAGGAGACAAGGAATCTCTGAGGAATGGATCGAGTTTGTGGTGCACTGGTCACAACCGATCTTCTCGCATCTGCAAATTTCGTTTCATGTGTTACGACCCTGCTCAAGACGAGTACTTGTTTCTTCACGGTCCAGAAACAATCATCCATGGCGTTCCTTTAAACCGCTTTGATCCAGCATTACTAGACTTGTCTTCCGTCGATGATCACAACACTCAATACTTTAATTATGTGGACTATCCTTTCCAGGCTTTAGAAAGTTTTCCCAATATCACTTTGGTTAACGATTTCAGCTTGATATTTCATAGATTTAACCCGGGGAATATCATGCATGTTTTTCATGATGATCTCTTACCTATGTATCACACAATGAGGCAGTTTTCACATTCTTCAGATTCAGTTAATTTGGATATTAGATTAGTTCTGATGGAAGGCTGGGAAGAAGGATCATATGTCGAGTTATATAAACTATTTACAAACAGAGAATTGATCCTAAAAAGGgatcttaagaaaaaaaataatctgACATGCTTTCAGCATGGTGTCATTGGCATATCAAAGTATACAACATGGTATCAATATGGCTTTAAAGAGCCTCAAGGGCCACTGCCTTATATTGCTTTAACGGGTCACTACATGCAACATTTCACAGGGTTCATCAAAAGACAGCTAGGACTAGAAAGTGACTCTTTTAAGTCTATTTCTCCTTATGTTGTTTTATGTTCAAGGGATCACAACCGTTTGATAATCAATGAACTAGACTTGTCATTGGCAATTGCAAGACACCTCAACAAACAGGTCTTTCGAATCAGCATGGTTACACACTCTATCAAAGAGCAAGTCCAGCTGATCAGTAATGCTGATGCTCTTATTGGAATGCATGGCTCAATGTTGATCATGGGGATATTCCTTCCTCCTGGTGCAAGTCTGATTGAACTCTATCCATACGGCATCAACCCAAATAATTACACCCCTTATCGTACCATGGCAGAGCTTCCTGGTATGAGCATTACTTACACATCCTGGAGaaacaaatttgaagaaaacacaGTTACATATCCTCATGAAACTCCAGAATCTGGAGGAATTGACCACCTCAGTGAGGAAGAGCAACAGAACATCATCAATACAAAAGAGGTGTCAGCTCATTTATGCTGCAATAATCCTTACTGGCTTTATAGAATTTATCAAGACACTATTGTTGATGTTCATTCATTTCTATCGGTGCTCAAAGCAACCGAAAATTGGCAAAATGTACTATCTAGAAAGCGAGAATTTGCTCATGAACATAGACTTTACCCTGGTAAAGTTGTCAACATAACATGCCAAATTCCACTGGAAAAAAATGAGGCAGGCTTATGGCTGTCTTGGAAACCACCAAGAAATTTGCCTTATTTAGATGCTCAAGATCTATTTTACGAAGTGTGGATTCAGGAAGTGGGAAGAGATGATTATGTGGCATTTAAACTAAATTTTACAGAGTATGTGTTTAAAGATCACCTGCAAAGTAACACACAGTATTTTGTGTGGATAAGATGTATTGTTGACGAAACTGAAGGTCCTTTTGGAAAGGTTGTAGAATGTATGACACAGTAG